The Pseudodesulfovibrio sp. JC047 genome includes the window ACCAGAGGGCCTGATCGTCTCGACGAACAACGCATAATGCACCGTATTCCTGAAGCGTGTTGGAAACGGCGTTATGCAGTTCCCCTTTCCACGCAACCCAGACACCATATCCCGAAGCAACCAGACGAGACTGGTTGACCAGAGGCAGATCCTCTATAAGTTTGGCAATGTTCGCCACGCTTTCACCTCACACCCTCAAGGATAATTTTCGACCCATTGATGCGCCCCGTGTCTCAGGACTGTTCATACACTGCGCCCTCGGGAACTTTCTTCCCGTCTCGCACCTTGCAAAACAGGTTCCAAACACGATGTGCTTCATCGTCTTTTCCCCGTTTTTCGCACCCTTGCGTATAAATGTATACCTTTCGTTCTAGCGCGGCCACCGCCATTCTTTGTTGCTCAGCGTCAAGCTTCCGACTCTCCAAAATCTTCACCAACGCCTGAATTCGATACAAATCGGCGCAGGGAATACAAATCGACAACTGATCCTGCCTGCCACCATATTTGATCGTCAACGGTTCACGGACCAATCCGACGGGGTACTGCAAACAGGCCCGAAGCCACATGTCATAATCTTCGCATGATAACATCCCCGTATCAAATGGGCCGATGTACTCCCAAACCGACCTCGTGAACATGGTACAGGATGGACTGATCAGACACATCTCCAAAGCCGCTTCAAAAAACCATCCCTCGGGCTTGGCGTACTTTTTCGGCTGATTGACCCGCTTGCCGCCGCGATACCAAATTTCCTCTGTCTGACATATCGCATACCCATGCTTTTCCATATAGGCGAGTTGTATCGCAAGTTTTGTCGGCATCCATTCATCATCGGAATCCAACAGGGCAATCACATCGCCACGACTCGCACTGATCCCCGTATTTCGCGCACCGGAAACACCCTGGTTCTCCTGATGCAGCATAACAAACCGTGGATCATCATATGCCGCGACCACGGCGGCCGTGTTATCCGTTGACCCGTCATCAATGATGAGACACTCCCAGTTGGTATATGTCTGCGCACGGACCGAGTCCAACGCAGTGCCGATGAATTTCGCACGATTATACGTGGGGAGTATGATGGAGACGAACTTCTTTTCCATGTATTGAATACCTTGCGTTCCCCGCCTTGAACTGTCATGTTGTGAATCCAACATCCCAACAGGCGATTTTTATGAAAATATTTCAAGTTATCAATGTCCGATGGTTCAATGCGACCGCATGGTATGCCATCACCCTGAGCCGCCTTCTGGCCGATGCGGGACACGACGTACACGTCCTGACCCAGGCTGGAACCGCCCCTGACAAAATAGCCCGGGACATGGGGCTCAAAACGGTCTCCGTGGACCTGAATACCACAAACCCGATCCGATTTGCCGGTGCCGTGAAACACGTTATCCAGCTGCTTCGCACCCACCGCCCTGATGTCGTAAACTGCCACAGGGGTGAAGGCTTTTTCTTGTGGGGACTGCTCAAACTTCTGGGCTTCCCCTTCAAGCTGGTTCGAACCCGAGGCGACCAACGCCCTCCCAGACACGACTTCCTCAATCGCTGGCTCCACACCTCGGTTGCCGACAGCGTGGTTGTCACCAATCGCCGCATGGCCGACTATTTTCGCCACAAAATGCGCACTCCCGGCAAAGGAGTCTGGCTCATCCATGGAGGCGTGGATGTCCAAAAATTTCAATTTGATCCCAAAGGAAGGGATCGAATCCGTGCAGAATTCGGATTTGACACACAGCACACCGTGGTCGGCCTCCTCGGTCGTTTTGATCGGGTCAAGGGCCACAAGGAAACAATTGCCGCCATCGCCCGACTCCGCGAACAGGGACACGATTCCATCCGCCTGTTCCTTCTAGGCTTTGACACAGCCATGACGCGCGCACAAATTCAGGAACATATTGATGAATACGGTGTCAACGACATCACGTCCATCAGTGGAAAACGTGCAGATATCGAAGCCTGCATCAGCGCACTGGATATAGGTGTCGTGGCCTCCCTCTGGTCCGAAGCGATTGCG containing:
- a CDS encoding glycosyltransferase family A protein, which codes for MEKKFVSIILPTYNRAKFIGTALDSVRAQTYTNWECLIIDDGSTDNTAAVVAAYDDPRFVMLHQENQGVSGARNTGISASRGDVIALLDSDDEWMPTKLAIQLAYMEKHGYAICQTEEIWYRGGKRVNQPKKYAKPEGWFFEAALEMCLISPSCTMFTRSVWEYIGPFDTGMLSCEDYDMWLRACLQYPVGLVREPLTIKYGGRQDQLSICIPCADLYRIQALVKILESRKLDAEQQRMAVAALERKVYIYTQGCEKRGKDDEAHRVWNLFCKVRDGKKVPEGAVYEQS
- a CDS encoding glycosyltransferase family 4 protein, yielding MKIFQVINVRWFNATAWYAITLSRLLADAGHDVHVLTQAGTAPDKIARDMGLKTVSVDLNTTNPIRFAGAVKHVIQLLRTHRPDVVNCHRGEGFFLWGLLKLLGFPFKLVRTRGDQRPPRHDFLNRWLHTSVADSVVVTNRRMADYFRHKMRTPGKGVWLIHGGVDVQKFQFDPKGRDRIRAEFGFDTQHTVVGLLGRFDRVKGHKETIAAIARLREQGHDSIRLFLLGFDTAMTRAQIQEHIDEYGVNDITSISGKRADIEACISALDIGVVASLWSEAIARSALEIMAAERPLVSTDVGVMPDLVCPDMLVKPGDSDALAQTINTLIEQPTKREEVLNAQKKTMSQLTLEEFLKRTLNLYQSLLDRD